The Chlorocebus sabaeus isolate Y175 chromosome 16, mChlSab1.0.hap1, whole genome shotgun sequence genome window below encodes:
- the TLCD2 gene encoding TLC domain-containing protein 2, producing the protein MGRGREGKSSCGSRRRGGEGSRGPSPAGKRARAPSGQTWTPCPPNRRGAMAPPGLLVAGASFLAFRGLHWGLRWLPTPELAARDRWQWRNLCVSLAHSLLSGAGALLGLSLYPQMAADPIHGHPRWALVLVAVSVGYFLADGADLLQNQTFGKTWDLLCHHLVVVSCLSTAVLSGHYVGFSMVSLLLELNSACLHLRKLLLLSRQAPSLAFSMTSWASLATLALFRLVPLGWMSLWLFQQRHQVPLALVTLGGIGLVTVGVMSIILGIRILVNDVLQSRTHPPGPGHEKTRGTRTRHDDGPVTRDNSTLSLKD; encoded by the exons ATGGGGCGTGGACGAGAAGGGAAAAGTTCCTGCGGATCTCGAaggcggggcggggaggggagccGGGGGCCCAGTCCTGCAGGAAAGAGAGCGCGGGCACCGAGCGGACAGACCTGGACCCCCTGCCCCCCCAACCGCCGCGGGGCCATGGCGCCCCCGGGGCTCCTGGTGGCCGGCGCCTCCTTCCTCGCGTTCCGAGGGCTGCACTGGGGGCTGCGGTGGCTGCCCACGCCGGAATTGGCCGCTCGGGACCGCTGGCAGTGGCGGAACCTCTGCGTCTCCCTGGCGCACAGCCTGCTCTCGGGGGCCGGGGCGCTGCTCGG CCTGTCACTGTACCCTCAGATGGCCGCCGACCCCATCCATGGCCACCCGCGCTGGGCCCTGGTGCTGGTGGCCGTGTCTGTGG GTTACTTCCTGGCAGACGGAGCTGACCTGCTGCAGAACCAGACCTTCGGCAAGACCTGGGATCTTCTCTGTCATCATTTGGTG GTAGTGAGCTGCCTCAGCACCGCTGTTCTGTCTGGCCACTACGTGGGTTTCTCCATGGTGTCTCTGCTCCTGGAGTTGAACTCTGCCTGCTTGCACCTGCGGAAGCTGCTGTTGCTCTCTCGCCAGGCCCCATCCCTGGCCTTCAGCATGACCAGCTGGGCCTCCTTGGCCACCCTGGCCCTCTTCCGCCTGGTCCCGCTGGGGTGGATGAGTCTGTGGCTATTCCAGCAGCGCCACCAGGTTCCTCTTGCTCTGGTCACCCTGGGTGGAATTGGGCTGGTCACTGTGGGCGTCATGAGCATCATATTAGGGATCCGCATTCTGGTCAATGATGTCCTGCAGTCTCGAACCCATCCACCCGGCCCCGGGCACGAGAAAACCAGGGGGACCAGGACACGTCATGACGATGGACCTGTCACCAGGGACAATTCCACTCTCAGCCTGAAAGACTAG